A region of the Bacteroidota bacterium genome:
TGTTCGTCTCTTTCAAGCATCTGGAATACATTACCACGGAAAGGACGGAATTCATTAACATCTTCGAATGAAAGAGGACGGTAAACATCCAACACCCATTCGTTAACATTTCCAACCATACAATACAGGCCGAAATCATTTGGCCAGTATGAGCGGACAGGAACAGTAATACTACCGTTATCGTTAAGGCCACCTGCAATACCCATGTTATCACCACGGCCCCTCATTGAATTGGCTCTGAACTTGCCCATATTCTTTTTGTCACCGTTTCTGAGTGAATGTCCGTTCCAGGCGTAAATTCTGCGCTCATACATACGTTCGTCAACTGTATTTCCAATCAGGCCGGAAGCTGCATATTCCCATTCAGCTTCGGTTGGGAGCCTGTATTTGGGCAAAAGCAAACCATCTTCCATTTTTACTTTTCTGTCTTCCTGGTTGGGGTCTAAACTTTTCAGGTTTTGCTTGACAAGTCCTTCATATTGGCCGGCTAAATAAGCATCGGTATTGAAGTTATTCTCGTTTTTCTGGTTGGGATCCCATTGTAAAATGCCCTCGTCAATGAGAATCTTTTCGTTGACCCTGTCGGTACGCCAGGAGCAGTAATCATTAGCCTGCAACCAGTTGACTCCTACTACAGGATAATCGTCATAAGCAGGATGACGGAAATAATATTCAACATAAGGTTCATTAAAAGCTAATTTCTCACGCCATACCAGGGTGTCTGGAAGGGCTTTACGATATACTTCCGGATATTCAGCAAAGACACGGCTTAACCAATGAGTATATTCTCTGTAATCGACATTTTTAACTTCTGTCTCGTCCATATAGAACGATTCGACTGTAACACGCCGCGGAGAATTGTTCCAATCATACATCACGTCCTGTTCTGTCCGGCCCATAATAAAACTACCACCTTGTACCAATACCAGCCCCGGACCTGTTTCTTGTTCCTTATAACTCGTTTTTACTTCAAAACCGCCATTGTCGGGATTGTTATATTCCCATCCCGTAGAGGAAGATTTCCCTTTCTTCCCTCCGCCACAGGAATACAAAAACAGCATCGTAAATAGTACTACAGGAATAAATAATAAATTTCTGTTCATAGTTAATTTCATTTTTATTTCAAATATACTATTTTTTGTCTTTTCTTAATTCGTTCCAACAAAAATAACTATATTTTGGGACATTTTATTGCCTCATGTAATTTTCTTGTTTTGTTATACTTGAATTTTATCCTAAAAGTTACTTCATGGACTGCAAAATTTGCTCTTTTTATAGATGAAACGGCCATATCATAGCTGTAATTTATCTCATAAAAGTCCTGATTATAACCTATTGAGAAAATTAATGAATTGAATGACAGATCCTTATCCTCTCTTGCCCAAATGCCGGCAGATAGAGGTGAAAATTTTATCAACAATCCGTAATTTAGCTGTTGAAAACTTTTTTCATTTTGATATAAAAGGGCAGGGTTTAAAGTAACCTCTTCTTTGCCGTAACGAATATTTTTTAACGGGATCGTCATTCCTGTGATGAATGTATACTTGCGGCTTAGCCTGGTGGTTTGTCCGGCGTCAAATGCTTCGTTGGGTTCGGTGACATGGTGGGCCGAAAATCCCATATAGAAGTTGGGCGCTATTCCTAATATGCCCAATGAGAAATCAGGGAAATTTTTATGATAGCTGGCTACCGGCGCCTGAGTTGGAATAAAATCGCCGGTGGAAGGGTTAAACATATCCGGCAGAATCAGGTTGCTGTTGTCAAAATTTTTCATCATGTACGAAACCTGAAATCCTGCCTGTAAAGAAAAAAAACGGTTCACCTTTAAATGATAAGCATACATTGCATCCATTGAGGTCTTATTGAATATCCCGCTTCCCTGTTGATCCCTCACCAGTTGAAGGCCAACTCCTCCATGTACTGCATCCAGATATTGATTATAGGATGCACCGTAGGTTAGATATGCCGTTTGCGATGCCAGCAAATAATTTCGATAACTCAGCAATACTTCAGGGTCTTTATTGAAGCCGGCAAAGGCGGGATTATAATATAACTGGTTTATAAAAAATTGCGAAAAATAAGCATCCTGCGCAGAAACAAATTGATGTGCAGTCAATAGAAAAAAAATCACAACAAAATGTTTTTTATAAATTCCCTTTTTCCCCACTCTTTGCTTAATTAAATTTGACTTAAATTTATAATATTATTATTTTTTTTCAAGTTTAAATATCCATATTTATATTTTTTCACCATTCCAATTCTTTAAAAGATGCATAAAAGAATCTTGATCTTTATTCCGTTTTGTCTTTCATTTTTTGCAGCAACTGCCCAGGAATTATCCCTGAACCGTTCAATAACATGGGACAGGGGCATTGTCAGTGAAAAAAGCATCTATTCTCCTCAGGAAAATATTTATTACCTTCATTTTGATAAGGCTGTATATTATGATCCCCAAACTTTATTTCCTTACTATTATGAACTGATAAAAATACCTGATGTTACTCAAAAATACAAAGTTGAATTAGTCAATCAGCAGTTTACGGAACTTGACGGAAACATTA
Encoded here:
- the gldJ gene encoding gliding motility lipoprotein GldJ; amino-acid sequence: MNRNLLFIPVVLFTMLFLYSCGGGKKGKSSSTGWEYNNPDNGGFEVKTSYKEQETGPGLVLVQGGSFIMGRTEQDVMYDWNNSPRRVTVESFYMDETEVKNVDYREYTHWLSRVFAEYPEVYRKALPDTLVWREKLAFNEPYVEYYFRHPAYDDYPVVGVNWLQANDYCSWRTDRVNEKILIDEGILQWDPNQKNENNFNTDAYLAGQYEGLVKQNLKSLDPNQEDRKVKMEDGLLLPKYRLPTEAEWEYAASGLIGNTVDERMYERRIYAWNGHSLRNGDKKNMGKFRANSMRGRGDNMGIAGGLNDNGSITVPVRSYWPNDFGLYCMVGNVNEWVLDVYRPLSFEDVNEFRPFRGNVFQMLERDEQGNIAQKDSFGHLKWRNIKESEAAKYDNFSKADYRNYKDGDYASSVEYSTEDADKGPGSNRMYSQKEGDRTSQINDNVRVYKGGSWKDRVYWLSPGTRRYLEETKSRDDLGFRCAMTRVGSPAGNR
- a CDS encoding PorP/SprF family type IX secretion system membrane protein, with the translated sequence MIFFLLTAHQFVSAQDAYFSQFFINQLYYNPAFAGFNKDPEVLLSYRNYLLASQTAYLTYGASYNQYLDAVHGGVGLQLVRDQQGSGIFNKTSMDAMYAYHLKVNRFFSLQAGFQVSYMMKNFDNSNLILPDMFNPSTGDFIPTQAPVASYHKNFPDFSLGILGIAPNFYMGFSAHHVTEPNEAFDAGQTTRLSRKYTFITGMTIPLKNIRYGKEEVTLNPALLYQNEKSFQQLNYGLLIKFSPLSAGIWAREDKDLSFNSLIFSIGYNQDFYEINYSYDMAVSSIKRANFAVHEVTFRIKFKYNKTRKLHEAIKCPKI